The genomic DNA ATGTAGATTTTATTAAACCCTGTGTCCAGACCCTTGCAGAATATCACTATGTGTTTATTAATATTCCAACAGAGTGTTTTGCAGCAAGAAAGGCTGTGCGTGCTGCCCTGGCAGGCGATCAAACATGGCAGAGTGAATATTTCTCAAAGGCCCTACAGATGTTTGAAGCTCAGGAGAATGCATCTATGACCCTGTTACCATGGAAGCCCCTCCAGGATAAGCCATTCAAAGAAGGAGGTAGGTAATCAATGTGGAGTTCATATTTaccaagcttttttttttaatgtgtaatCTATAAGACTGAGTACACAGAACATAATGAAAGCACAAAGATGAAAGGCAGATTTTGAGGAATTTGCGAAGAGATACTGACATTAATATTCATAACATCTTTTATActtataatttgtttttcttcagccATTAGGAATGTATAAACCAAAGACATTTTAGGCCTACTTTATATTAACTGGTCTATGGTATACACATACAATTTGCAATTTCTGAATCTTTATCTACTCGGGTATCAGAGAACTGGATATGATTTTAAAATCATTAAAAGCTTGTTTCCTATCCCtattctttaaagggaagataaaccccaagagcaatgtggattgagtgaaagcagcaacattagtagaacacatcagtgaaagtttgaagaaaatcagacaatcgatgcaaaagttatgaatttttaaagttttggtgttggaaccgctggatgaggagactactagaggttatgacatatgagtggacaacaataccaagaaaatataaagaaaattctacaaaaatccatttttcatgaaaattacaaattccatcaacttgatactgacatatgttaagggtagcaattattccccctgctttctgaaagaggttggtccattgctctttcatgattctagaaaagtgaatttttgttgaatttcctttatattttctttgtattgttgtccactcatacgtcatatcctctagtagtctcctcatccagcagttccaacaccaaaactttaaaaattcataacttttgcatcgattgtccgattttcctcaaactttcactgatgtgttctactaatgttgctgctttcactcaatccacattgctcttggggtttatcttccctttaaccctaatcaggctgggcttttttggctatgctatatcgggggggcggattccgcccccccttcagatctcgcctatggaacgcgcgATCGCaccgaaaatcggcacacgcgacgcccgcgacgtattctatcaaaatgtatggttgctttctccgaaaaatttttcttatattttatattaattaataattgtaatttatgcataaaatcagttttgggctctaaatcacttatttatgctccaattaagctaatttctttttaaaaatgcttcttgtatcattcttctgagacataggataaaaaaaaatctgtatcgaaatcaatttcttatgtattttattgttttttttgaatttcttatgtatttctttgctttttgaccttttgtttttgtttgttttttggccaaaatttgtcacagacatttttcaacgcattattatgctaaaataaattaatttcggccattctaagtgaagatatgaatttttatgtgaattaattgaaaaaacacaatttgcattggatttgtacacaaaatcacgttttggagcaattttggggttgacaaatttttttcgaacgggcgtcgcgtcaaaacggtacgcgcgggcgcaacaatttgggtctcaaaagttgcgcgatacttgaaagaaaaacagtcatgaaacatcgcggcgggagctCATCGCGTTGtgaagatattgcgcgaaacgtcgagggggggggtggattccacccccccagcctgattagggttaataCCCTGTATACCACATCACATTTGTTATCAACCTAGCAAATATTTATCTTTTTGTTGTTATGATCATCGGCAAGAATGCTTTATAAACTCAAATGCACACTGTCACATCATTCAGGCGTGTACGAGCTGCGACAGTACATCCTGCAACCCAAGAGTGTGGAGCTCCTGAAGCCAAGGATTCTGCTCAGAGACGAGGCGTACACCAAGCTTGGCTGTGGCAAAATGGTCGGAGCATGGATAGGAGACCTGGGCAATGCCAACATGTGTAAGTTATAAGGATGAGGAGATAAAAGTGATGTTCATGATAGTAAGGAAAGGGATAGTGAGTAGAATGATTTGATGATGGATGTTGTTGACTATGCTGTGAATACAGTGCACTTCCATCATGaaaacacggttataatgaaattccggtgTCAACGAATGGAATTTCAGACCACGACACTATCTGCTCTATGTTATTTGTttggttgaaatgaaatttcgatatagcGAAAGGAACTGTTTAGGGGCACTGGAAGCTCTAAGGTTATAGATGCTCTGTGGTGGTATCTCAGCCTTATTTTTGAACATATAGGACAAAACTTAAGTTGGCAGGATAAAGGTAGTCTTAACCTGGAGCAAAAATCTATATCTTAAGTGGGAGACGCACAGCTGGAGCGGGAGAAATTTGAATTCAAGCAGAAGAGCAGGAGATTTTCAAAAAAAGGCCTCAAatcaagagaaagaaagagagaggatgGAGTCTCTGCCATAGGCCtacagtgtgtttgtgtttgtttactttTCACTGCTGGCTACCTGGAAAGttttaacaatatttttttttcttcaaaatcttcttCCCTCTTCAGTCTACCATCTGTACAGCTGGGAGAGTGCCGACAAAAGGGTGGAAGCAAGGAATGCTGTTTTAGAAATGGATGCATTCAAGAATTTACGTAAGTAGAGCGGCAAGTTTCAGCTTCCAAGAAATACCATCGTGTGTGGTCCTGATGCTGCAACTATGCATTTTTAGCATCGTGTTATATATAATCCCTTATATGTTTTTGTATCTCATCGTGCAAGATTCTGACATTACTGCAGACATTACACATACTCACTGGGTATATATACACAGGCAATGAGTGTAGATGTCGTGTAATGCACACATTCTGATAGTGGACTCTGCTTGAATGCAAAATTGAGCTTGTATGGctgtaatgattatgatagttATGATAGTATAATTTTAATAGTCTCGTCTGGGTGCTAAGGATGCAGACACCTCAGCACTGAAGTTGCCATTCTTGAACACTTTTCTAGCTTAAAGTCACTTGAAGTAGTATTTATCTGGTTTGTATATAAAAAGTGGATTAAAAATTGGGTGagtctttttgtttcttatcaCAGCCTAGAAGGAAATGTATCATCTCTCAACTGATTAATTAGTGCGCCAAAATCGATGTCTTTAACCCTGTGATGCCCAACCTTCAGTTGATGGTCATCTTCCTGCAAAGAGACAGTAGACAAGTTTGAAAAGTGTCCAAAAGTGACAAAGATGTTTGAGATGATCCCTATAGAACAAGAAAGTATTCATTATACTTGTAAGGAGGTTCAAGACTTTTGCAAACATTGATTAGAAATGAATTTGCAGAAAGATATAGAATATGACGCATTGCCCTCATGATATATATTAGCACTTGACACGAGAGTATGCTTACTTTGATAATTATGTAATGTTAACTGTCATAAAGAGAGATATTGCTTAACAGTAacactatgttttgttttgtttcttcaacAGCTAAGTGTGATGCTCTGACGCCACAAATGGACAGCAAACTCTTATCTCCACTTCCATTCTCACCCCTCCAGTGAAAAGAGGGAAGAAAATACACCTGCTCTATGACATGATAAGTGAAATTGCAGCTGGCATATCCTTTATGTTTTACAATGAACTACCATCATTACaatcaatttctctctctctctctctctctctttagatatatatatatatatatatttatatatatactacAAGGGAGATTGATCGTAAGAGACTTCAGAGAGAtcaagattatatatatatatatatatatatatatatatatatatataattatcaaAAATAGAACAGAACTCAAGAAATGTATCATGCTGTCAATACCAACAATTTACTTGACGAACACACAAATTTGTTGGGCTCCCTGCTCTTTGGCAAGTGATTTGATTCTAAGAGAACAATAGCAgaatatacatatgtgtatatatatatatatatatatatatatatatatatatatatatatatatatgtatatgtatatacatatatatactggtatatatatatatatatatatatgtgtatatatatataatatatgtgtatatatatatatatatatatatatatatttatttatactgtatatatatttgaatatgcAAGTAATTACCAATTAGGTTTTACACACAAGCAGTGTGTAGAAATTGTGTGCTATGTAGAGGGTTGATAGCATTGTACAGTAATTTGTGATTACTGGTGCTTATTTGATAATTCTGTCAACAATAGTGCCTTATTAAAGGAActttatttttaaatcatttGCAAGCTTCAAAACATTTCCTGTTAAAAAATTTAAGCCTACATTTTAAACAGCAATATTAATCTCATTTGCAGATGTCAGTGGGTTTTGATGGAGATGTTTCTGTGACTCTTTAATTACATGTTTTATAAAAATGTTTGATAACTGGTACCACTGATATTATAGCTATATGTCCACATTCATGTTTCATCCCAAAATCACAAATTCTGATGAAACTAAGCTGGCAGTAAATAATTTTACAGGTATATATcgcatagcaatttgctatgcattttggaTATGACTGTTACATAGTAgctgtatttcatttgcattgcaatttcattttatataattgaatgctatttcatgttcaaaatatttgtTCAGAGCATATCATCCAGCATATAAATTTGCCAAGCAATTTTGAAAAAGATAAATTCCCTGAATGGAATGGTAGAATTTTTATGTATCAACTTCTCGTATAGAAAAGGATTGCTTTTTGTATTTGCAATGAAACAAAGTTACAAcatgggatgtaattttatgtttgtcTTGTATACCTTATCACACACTTTAGTTCCATGTTGTACTCAAGGTAAAAACTCAAGTTCTCAGTCTTCTTGGATATTGTCTTTAACATTCAGTtcttttgaaaatgatttacTGCAGTATGTTTCTCATAAAATTGCTTTACATGATTCTGAATGGGATTCCAGCAATAAATAATATTGTGtcaaaagtgagcaaagaagaAACTTTTGAGATATTAGAGACTGTTGAAATTCTCTAGTTTGGCAATCAAATTTGAATGATGATTGGATGTATACTTTGTGAAAACAGTAAGATGGCACCCTTCATCATTGCATTCTTTCAGTATTAGTGCATGAAGAAGTCTTTGTCTTCTGTTCAGTATACATGGGGTAGCAGGGAGATAGTTCAAAGCATGGCAAACAAAAATTTTGAGGTTTCAacaatttcttattttcattgtaTAATGTACCATGTCATATGATTACTGAGGCATGATTTGTGACAACCAACACAAAGTAAATTCAGTCTTTTTGCTATAGTGGCTGTTTTGTGCACAAAACTATATGATAAGACTTTTGTATGAATGAACATCAGAGTTATGCGACCAAGCAGGCTGTGTGTACAGATGCCCGTCATCCTTATTCCCTATTTATCAATTTGTTATTTACATTTTAATTGTCATAACTTCCCAACTTTCGATAAGGTTTGCCAATATTTTCTCTGATCCAGTGCTTTGAAATTTATTCCAGATAGGCATATATTATGACTTTTGTATGAATGAACATCAGAGTTGTGCGACCAAGCAGGCTGTGTGTACAGATGCCTGTCATCCTTATTCCCTATTTATCAATTTGTTATTTACATTTTAATTGTCAGAACTTCCCAACTTTCGATGAGGTTTGCCAATATTTTCTGTGATCCAGTGCTTTGAAATTTATTCCAGATAGgcgtacatgtatattataatgttttgtttattttcttgttttatataCTCTTGCCCAGTTAATGTCCTCTCAGACTTTATATGAAGGTATGCATTCAAACTTGATTAACCCTTTCTCTGCCATTCACAGTGCTCTGGACACTGTTAGGATTTCTGTGCCAATAGACACTCAAGGTACACAGAGGTCAAGTCTTCCATATAGATAGGTTGAATCCACTAAGCTCAAAGATTAGGTCTTAACTCTCATGGTGTCAATAGTAGGACCTACTGTaaactcttatttttcaaaacacTGACGGAATGCTgaatatgaagggtttgtttgcaaaaaccgataagtccatttttgaagattttgaagtacgatctctgtcataaagtacaaaataataccttttaaatgatatattggtcactgcatataaaggtatatttttgaagttatggtcaaaagaagcaaatattttctagttattctctttatttttcttgacctttaatcgcaaatatctccctttggcaaatatggacttatcggtttttgcaaacaaatttcatattttgtcacATTTTGGAAATCTTGCAGTGCATGACATATGTTAATGGGTCTTTTGTTTACCTACAGAAATGCAATCAATGTGTAGGGCCTATACGTACTGGTAGGCAATTGCATTTAGTCTCAAACCCAGCTGCCAACAGAAGTTGTCACAAAATTGTGTGTGAGCCATTGTTGTAACATTTATGTTTGTGTCAAACTATAATGTTGCATACTTTGTAAAAACTTTGAGACTTTTTTACATGATGTTTGTACATCGTGTCTTCATCCTGTGTGACAGGAGAAAAAGGtaacattttgtcagatattttgtcaAAGATCATtaaatatcttttattttgtttatgcatAGATTCCAATGTTTTGTTGTCATGCAGAAGTCCTGTACCGGTACATATTAAAACCATTCACAGAGAATCAACATGTGACATAAAAGtaatatatttcatgttttcatatgTTATACACTGAGTCATTGGGAATATCAAATGagtgaacaaaaaaacaaaaaacaagaaaaaagacacacacacacacacacacacacacacacacacaagaagatGAGTAAGTAAGTATAAAAATAggctacaatgtataatttgcTCATAGTGGTGTGTATCCGAATGTGCTTGAGTTTGTCTACCTTGGGTAGTCAGAGTGTGTGTTCCATCTGTGGTTCCATGTGACTTTACAAGACCAATGCAGAAAGGTAAACAAAGAAGTGTGCAAGAAAGTAGGCCTAATGCTGAACTGTAGCAAGAGTGAACATTTATCTTTGCATATCTATCATACCCAATTATTTTCCTCTTCATGCTTAACTTTGGAGACTGAAACAAGACAACAACACAGATaggaaccaaaaaaaaaaaccaaacaaacaaacaaacaaatgttgaGGTGTCAGTATCTTACACGACAGTCATCACTCTTCATGACCCATCAGGCGagaagctaaaaaaaaaaatgtatattatgGCAGCGCAGCACCTGCTGTTAGTTGTTACGCTAGCTATAATGCTATAAATAGCAGCTGGCTTATATGGGGGGCTTTGCTAGTTTCCCAATGCTATTCATGTGGTGGATGTTTGCCCATCCATGATCCATCCCATGTATGCGTCCACGTACATCTTTATGGTTACGTGTAGGATATTAGGTTGAGAGAACCGTCCTGTCAGGTCGTCGAGCTGCGAGTGAGGCGGACAAACATTGGCTCAAACTACCGTCGCGTTAACTGAATTTACACTCTCAGGAGTTCTGCTATGGCTTTGAGGGCTTCATCGATGCTGTTTTGCCGTCAACGGGTAAGTTGTTCAGGCCTGTTTATCAGGCCTTCCGTCCAGTAGCCAGGGGCGCCCGAGCGTACTCGAGTTGTGTAGGATAGCTTTGCTTACCCGACGGTGTGCCCGGAGGAGGTGGGAGGCATCCGTGGATGGCCGGCAGGAGCTTGGATACTTGATTACCCGCGTGCCACGTTCTTTCTCTCCGTTGCACCGCTACCGCCGGGCACCGCTCGGTCGCGATCCCGGGGGCTGCTGAGGCTGTGACCGCTTCAAAATGACGGAAATGAAACAATGCCACAATCATAAGAATTCTATACTCTCGAagaatttgattttgttgttttttagtctAATCTGACATTACTCGTACATTGAAGCTGAAACATATTGCCCTTGTTCTGCAGTACCGGTATCAATATCTttgacatcaaaaaaaaaaaacaaaaaaaaaaacaagctggCACTGTTGCagttagcctgaccagacgGCTGTATCTTTCTATgtgtagtaggcctactcaggggccgcggaacgtttttcagtgtgggggggctgcgggaccggggggaggggggggggggggtggtggcaaggtcaagaccccccccccccccccccccccccccccccccccccccgcttagacgggaagaatctaaggaattgaaattcatgagtgttgtgatttttttcgatttttttttttttttcgatttttttttattttttatttatttatttttttttttacgaaccaaaagtgtgggggggctgcagcccccccccagcccccccgcttccgcggcccctgctaCTGTGTTCCAAACAGTGGGAACTTATACCCtacgtagcgtattaacagcgtctggtcgggctaacccTACCTATACAATGAGCATTTACACTCGTCATTTATTTACAGTATAATGAGTGAGCATACGTTTTACTTTGATATTTGTCTGTTCACTTTATATGTATGCAACAAAATGAGCTTTGTCGGGAGGTTAGACCTCGTATGTGATAGATATAATTAAGAAGTACTCACCAGAGCTAATCACGTTTTAAtataaaaatggaaattaatgTTGTTTCAGCCAATGCAGGTCATTCCTAAGCTGTCAAGCTCAACTTCGTGGAAATATCCTCAGCTAAAACTAGCTGGTACTCCAACAGCAATATGTTCGAGGAAAGTCCACGATGAGGTGTCATCACAGCAACCAGCGCGCAAGAAGCTGTATGAAATGCGAACCTATTCAATCAAGCCTGCCAACTTTTTAGACTTTGTGAATCTGGTCAACGAGAAGATTCATATTCGTACGCGGCATTCAAAGCTTGTTGGATTCTGGGCAGCAGAGTTGGGAGCCTTTAACCAAGTGGTTCACATCTGGGAATATGGTTAGAGCAATTGGATTTCTAATCTTATTTCTGTGTGTCTTTATTTCAAGTGTATAATTGATGCTGATTGATTTGATGTTCAAAttgactttgactttgatgTTGTTAAATGTTAAAATTGATACACTGGTAAAATTGATATGCATATTGATGTATAGTGTAATGATGGGCTTCGTTTTTACCCTTTTCACCAACCCAAAATACattacaacatacatgtataacatttttttacaatttacttgaagaataaaatgataataataatacatacatacaatttctatagcgccgttctccactttgattaaatgctcaaggcgctttacaattgtacatcaaagcaaacagactgaagatacaagttcatcaccgtaatagaagaagatgaagaagcagaagaaaaaaaaagacatgaaagtctgtcttcaaaaggcactggtcttcaaaatgcactgctaaacaaataagattttaaattactcctgaaagatgttatagagcttgagtctttcagctcacaaggaagtgaattccacagtgtgggtccagcgtgagcgaaagcttgttccccccccccaagatttcctagaaaacggaatatgtaagagacctgaagttgaggatcgaagagtttgtgaaggttggtattgacgaaacaaacaaacattgtaagcaggagctgttccctcaataacgtgataaaccaaaagaagtatcttaaaccgaatatgctcctgtacaggcaaccaaAGAAGACTCTTCATGATAGgtgtgatatgactgcgtttacttgacaaagaaacaatacgtgcagcggcattttgtagcttttgtaattgggcaatttgtgagtttggtagattgaaaaacaaaccattaccgAAATCAGCATAGTGTTTGTTTTGCAAGAACCAACTCTCTTTTTAAGAGTGTGACCAGTTTACTGTGTACAAGTAGAGTATTCATTCTAATAGTTTCTTGAACATAACAATTCATTCTGTTGTTCTGAAAGGCAGATAAGGCAAGATTTGCCaatatatgaaatgatattacataagtaccaatataattatttttgtgAAAGAAGCCAAAAGCTTAAAAAGTCTTATCTGATAAGGAAATTGTAATTGCAAAGAAAATCTGCTGTTTTTTGCCATCAATTTAAGTTTTACAGAGTAGCGAGTGATCTTAGCTGAAAGGCTGATAACTGATCATTCAAAGACATTCAACTAGAGAATGTAATATGTGGAAGTGAGCGACTTCTTAAAACACTGAAGTTTGTCATTTGATACTGGTACCTAATTTCCATTTTTAAACAATCACTTGTATCTACACAATGTTTATTTCCTGTTATCTTTGTTTAATATGCAGAAAGTTATGCTGCCAGGCAAGCTGTGCGTGCCGCTGTGAACACAGACGAAAAATGGCAGACGGAAGTCATGTCCAAAGTGCGTCCCATGCTCAATGCCATGGATCTGGTTGCCTTGGAAACCCCTCCAGGACAAACCTTTCAAAGAAGGAGGTACAACCTGTAAAGTTTGTGAGACACTGGAGCAGTTATGTCTTATGTGATGTTTTGAATTCAAACACAAATTGTTACGCAGACAATTTTTCAGTCATATTTATTAGATCAATCTCTTATAAGAAATATACAGCTATGTTGTAATTGAACCTTGTaatcaaggtttttttttccccgcagTTGTTAATGTTGAGGGGAGGATGTAGATCTAAGAGAAGTTCAAAATAAATCCCACATGTTTAAAACCAAAAGAGCAAGAAACTGATCCAAATATGTGGAAATATTCACAACAAACATGTTACATTCTGTTGGGGATGACTCCTGATTATGGGTTATGTCAAATCATTTGTAAGTAGATAAACTAAATAGTCCAGAAACATAGTtgtgtaacaacaacaaaaaagaaaaaatg from Diadema setosum chromosome 9, eeDiaSeto1, whole genome shotgun sequence includes the following:
- the LOC140233425 gene encoding protein NipSnap homolog 3A-like, with translation MMASIASSLRMCRQVAKSLRWGQASTGASIYSSTRHHHDGSSSDPPSDNKFYEFRTYKIKPASFPEFVKLTNEKMHLRTSHSKLIGYWATDIGGLNEVVHIWEYECFAARKAVRAALAGDQTWQSEYFSKALQMFEAQENASMTLLPWKPLQDKPFKEGGVYELRQYILQPKSVELLKPRILLRDEAYTKLGCGKMVGAWIGDLGNANMFYHLYSWESADKRVEARNAVLEMDAFKNLPKCDALTPQMDSKLLSPLPFSPLQ